DNA from Toxoplasma gondii ME49 chromosome X, whole genome shotgun sequence:
TCTTCGAGTGCCTTCGCTGATGAGTCGATTCCTGTCAGGCCTTTGTCACACTTCTCTGAggctgtctccactctctgcAAATTCTTGCGTCGGTGCTGCGCTTTCTGTGCGTCATCTGTGGGGGTCCAGAAGcgcctctgtttcgttcACCTTAGTGCCTCTTTGCTGTCCTTTCGCACCTTCTCTTCGTGGCTGTTGACAGACCGACCGCccacctctctctccgtctctcctttctttcttttccttcgtttgtttctcttttgcgCAGACAAGAAGATGCTGTTTTGGATGCAGGAACCAGACGCGTCGAAGGATCACGCGCTGATCGAACAGTTCAACGCACGAGCGGGGGGCGTCCCCGCAGCCagcaacggagacacagagaccgGCGCCTCTGGATCTTCTGCCTCAGGCACCCAACAGTGAGTCTCTGCACTCatcattttctctctcggcttcctctgtttccaaCTGCGTGGATGTAAAAACCACCTGGTAGGCGACAAACCGAACTCGCGTGCTCATCTCGAGCGCATTTCTAGATGCATCTACATACATACCTTCCTTACTCACATATATACCTACATGTAGACGTACGtacgcacatgcacatgtacacacatatacatccaggtttatacatatatatatatatatatatatagagagagagagagagagagagactaAACATGAGGTTGCTTGATGGTCGATCTCGATTCCATTCGCAGATTCATCTCCGCGTTTACATGTGGATGAACCGACCATCGGTTTACTTGCGTGTGTCTCGACTCTGTTTTTAGACACATCCTGTCAGTTGTTTAGAGAAATGTACCAAGTAGGTTTACATCTGTGTGTATTTTTGGGCAGCGTGAGTATATACTTTGACACGAGTGCATATGTATGCAGATTGGGGTGAGACCTTGGAGCGCTTTAATACGTTCCTCAATTGCAGGTGTAGATGCATCTGCGCAGATCTGTAAACATTTAAGAGCAACGGGTCATGTGTGGGCACATGCATGGTGAACGGCGTATGAATGAGTGGGGAGgtttcctttgtttttttcgcgtgTCTCGCAGAACGGATTCAGGCCCAAATGCTCAGGGAATTCAGCAACTGCGGCAGCTGCTGGCCAACTACTCCGAGTCTCTGCGAAGAGCGCGCGGGCAACCCTCAGGtaaaggaggagagagagcagaatCTTCTctcagacgcagagacaaacgcTGGCAGCAAGGGCAccgcagagaagggagcCAAGGGAGCAGCCGTGAACAAGAAcagggaaaacgagggaagtgagaggaagagacacaaagggggaggagcgcgagatgacggagagagagaggaagaagagataTGAAGAacaaaggggagaagaaaaggaggagggACATGGTAAGAAAAGAAGATAGAAGAAATCAGGAGCAAtagaaggagaggagagaagatgaCGTGATGCGTCTCgatgtgtgtgcgtttctTTGCAGCGACTCCGTTGAGCGAGGTGCTCAACAGTCAAACGTTATCGCGAGTTgccgacgacgaggagacagtgaagGAGCTCGTCGAGTAGGTTTTTCCTTCGACAGAATACttggagaaaagacgagaaaccgTTTTCGTCGCATGCGGAAATCACGCATAAAACAGAAGAGATTTTCGTTCCTGTCCTTTCTGTGCAAAGTGACACTAAGTGAGAACGTTGAGAGGACATGCCTAGAAGCGAAGCACGCGCGGCTCTGCCCAAGCTGTGCGCTCGatgcctctctgcctccggcTTTTGCCATGCCTCTGCTCTCGCAAACCTCTGCTCGTTTGTCTTCTCCATTTCGGTCTTTTCACCCTGAGGGCACTCTGAAACTGAGGTagcgtttttcgtctctcttctgtttcgtctgtctcggagcatgcatgcagtccagCGACTGGGTGTGTATGCCTCAGAGAAATCCTTTTCTCGATTTGtcgcctcgtttctctgctgtcaTGGCGTAGCTTCTGGAGGTGCCGTGCATCCGTTCAgctctgtgtgttttctgaccctcttttcgttcttttctcgcctctctgtcttccggAAAAGTCGCGTCTTGAGGACTTTCGGCGCCTCCCGCGATCGGGAAATTCCGAAGCCTGTGCCACCATTCGTTAACTGGCTCACAAGCAGAAACGCACTCTATTCTATCCACACAGTGCTCGGTGTTTAacattttctctttccttccatCTCCATctatgtatttatgtatatgcatatatatgaatatacgCATGTTCataatatgtatatatgtctgtctgtgtgtatatatatataggtatatatatatatatatatatgatatgcacaatatatgtatatatacgtgcatATGTGTAGATATTGAAAatgactgcatgcagggggTAGAGCATCAGCAGAACAATCAGCAAGATTAAATGGAGCCACAAGCTTGAATGAGGAGGAGCCTTTTTTGACGTGGAGATTTTTGAGCGTGTGTCCGAATGCCGGTTTTGGGTGGGAGTTCTTTcatgcgtctgtgtctccgtcgtcgttTATGGAATGACTGCGTCCGACTTTTGcttcgttgcatgcagtttgatGCCTGAGGGCTGCCGGACAGAGGGCGACGTCAGAGAAGCGCTGCGATCTGCCCAGCTCGCGGCGCCGATGAATGGCCTCACCCAGGCCATTTACACGAattcctcccctctcctttcctcgatGGGTGAGAAATGCTTTTCAAGGCTTCGTCTACTCCACGTTTTTCAGTGGCAGCCGAACGCTTGGGCTTTGAGTGCGCCTCTGGCGGTCCTGTTTATATTCGTAGTCGGTGGTCTTCGAAGCGAGTTTCTACTGGACGACATGAATTCCTTTTCGTTCGACATGAATTCCTTTTCGTTCTGCGGCAGGAGCTCGTTATCGAATGACTTTGCTCGTTCCCAGCGAGGTCTCAGacatggagaaagaagggaggggaaaggaagaaTTTGTTGTCTGCTTCACATCGTCGTGCTTCTGTTCCTGAGTCTCTCGAGTGGATCTGCCTCTCGAAGGCTGTCAGCCCCGTGGCTAGAAACCGAGACAGGGGCAGAGGACGCGCGGACGTCTCTCACACACATTTTCGAGGAACAGCTGTGGTTCGAGAgcttcctctgtgtcctGTGCATCGTCCTTTGCCGttggtttctctctgtggtgGTGGAAATCTGAAGAAGTGGATTGCTTTCGTCTGACTTTCTCAGGTGTCACTGGCGAGGACAGAGCAGCGGCGACGTCCCCAGACGGTAAGAGAAACCGCAGGCGAATGTCGCTCCGAGATTTTgatttttgttgtttttttctcgcaccCGCCAGGCCGTTCGATTGCGGGTTTGTCCATGTTTTGTCAACTTCGGCGCCTTCCTCAGCGATTTTCAggtctctttcgtttccgcGTTTTTTCAGCGATGATGGCCTTCGCGCAGGCTCTGGAGGCCCACTACCGTCCAGCaggcgaaggaaaggaagcgatgTCAAACGAAGCAGCGAACGCCGCTGAGGGCAACCCGGCgggtgaagagaagaaggagaacgaagaaaataGCGAACAAGACACTTcgggaggagaaaaaaaggcggaCTAGACGTCGAAGTTTCCACTGACATTCAACACCTTCTGGTCTGTCCACTTGGacggttttctctctccgtcgaaaaaacgaagagctCTGCTTTCGTCGTGCTGGtagtcttctgtctctgctttcgtctGTATCACTGGCTCTTGCCGATTctgcgcagagaagaaacagcgagtTGCAACTCCACAGGAAGGACGACGAATTCGAGGAACCTGCGCGCGTCCCCTGTCCCTcaactctctcttctcgctctttgtgtcttttcccgagcttccttctcgggtgtctgcgGGCAGCACTGACAGAGAGCCTCAAGCGACGCCTCGGTCTTTCAGTTTCAggggaacgcatgcaagtgaCCGAGTCGCAAAACCCCCGCTCAATACGTAGCGATGAGACATCGCGACCTCATAGCGGTTGATAGAGAGCAGCCAGCCTCGATTTTCCTCACGCTCACACATTCGCTGAGTTTCCTGAAAAGGGCGTGCCGTCAAGTCCGGTCTCACTTGGAAGAGAGCTTTCTTCGCAGACAGACTCGAAGCGATTGCAGGTCTCACTCGAGCGTTTCGACGTACgttgagaaaaaagaacgtGTGTGAATCTTCACTTCTAACAAAGAGACAAGGGTCGGTGACGCGACCTACTTGCTTGCTGTTTCATTCAAAAAATGAAAGTCTACAATCCGCGCTTCTGCTGGGCTATCGTGCGCCGGGAAATCGTACAgaggaagctggagaaagaaacaggttgccgctgcgtttctgcagtgcacagaaaaaatgcttgagtgtgtctgtgtgagGCCTCCACGTTGCATTATCTAAATCGCGTAATAGTGGTAAGGTGGAATTGCGAGTTTTTCATTCGGGTCAACTTCTACAGTTCTGGGTCGCGGCAATCGCTTGCTCACAGACAGTCTCCACTTCACCCAGTGCTATCCTTTTCCAGTTCGCGGCCCAGCTGTGTGAGTCTTCAACAGTCCCTAACGCCGGCTGTTTGCAGAGGATGCGCGGCATCTCGTTTTCACCTGTTGATAGGGATCGGCGCTGGTTTCTCACACACCTGGAAAACTGTTGAAAACAATTTGAAAAAGCACCATTTGTACACCCGCTGCAGAAGCATCACGACGCTTCGGCAACCGCCTACGTACTGCTAGTCTGTACGGAATTTACGGATCGGGGATTCTTGCTGGCCTATCCCCCGTTGAGTAACTGGATGAAAAGGCGCTGTGATGTtaagcaacagagagagtgcTACACACCATAATTGGTGTTGCATTGCCAGAAGTCTCGTTCAAAAAGCTCCCCTTGTTATTGAAAAACATTCACGAGCCCAAAACCGTAACTTGAGGAATCTCAGAAGTTTGTGATACGCTCATGCATCCGGTGTCCAGGACTACCTGACGCTACCGTCTTCCAGCTTCCAAACAGTCGAGCGCAAGTAAAACTGTTTTAAACACACCATTTGTCACGTAACGAAAAGGCATCGCGATTTGAGATCGGCTGGTACAGAAAGTCAAACCTCGTACTAATTAACTGAGTTGGCTTAACAGGGCGGAACGAGAATTCGCGTGTCTTGGTCCTTGCAAGGGAGCCTCGCTGGAAACTGCCTCTTGAAACCTGAAAAAACCACACAAAAATAAAAGGATGAGATGTGTGAGAGCGGCCTTTTGCTTTGCGGCTTCCCCAGGCCTGAAAAATCCACTTTTTTCCTGTGTTTTCTCGATGCCGAGACGAGACAGCCTCTCGACACAGacttctcgctgtttcgcGCGCTGCGCTAGCCAgtgcttttttctcccgcttttctctcgagaaGAGCCGGGCAAAAGTCCGAATCTCCTCATAGTTGATTGACGGAGTCTGTCGCTGAAAGATTCCCCAGTTTCCGTCGGCGTGCATGCCTCACCGAAAAAAGTGACTTTCTTGGAAAACTCCGCGTGTGCTCTCCCGCGGGAGCTTCCccttctcgactttctcctGAAGcccccttctttctccattttcgtctgtttccagTTTACTTGCTTCCCTCCATTCCCTTGCTCGATTTGGAGAAGTTCTCCGCTTCCTGTGCGCATTCCTCCAGCGCCTGTCCTCCGCTCCCAGATGCCCCCTTCGCGAaattctttctcccctttgaGGCGTCTCTCACTGGCGCGCGTGAACGCCATTCGCTTTTGCTTGCAAAAGATACTTTTGCGGaagttttctcctctgcaaGCGATCTCCCAGCTCTTTCCAACGCCCTCACAacgcgcgtctctgcagctgccgaCACAGCGGCTTCCAGAGCCTGTCTCAACCTAACAGAGGTTGCCCTGGGTTCTCCGAgcgtgctctctctccttttctttaCTCGAGGGAAACAAAGTTGACTTTTACACCTGGCTTTCGCAACTGTTCTCTCTTACTCGGCGCGCCACCGCAATCAGCCGTCTAAGCAGCGAAGTCGCTGAGGAGAAAttcgttttccctctcttgtGCAAGGCCCTCATCTCTGAACTCCGACagtct
Protein-coding regions in this window:
- a CDS encoding adhesion regulating molecule region protein, putative (encoded by transcript TGME49_224110), translated to MQEDMVFSLGTSKVTERDVELSFSKCLLHKRPEDSVCYLSGFPDFWVHSVLRPAWTSTRRLSVFPATLFFRSIMAMNFFSSPEGDSVSPESVSFRAGKCRINGNLVSPDTRKGRLQIGEGEDGLTHVRWINRENQQTEDDLIVINDAYLERVPECTTGRVYCLRFTSSDKKMLFWMQEPDASKDHALIEQFNARAGGVPAASNGDTETGASGSSASGTQQTDSGPNAQGIQQLRQLLANYSESLRRARGQPSATPLSEVLNSQTLSRVADDEETVKELVDLMPEGCRTEGDVREALRSAQLAAPMNGLTQAIYTNSSPLLSSMGVTGEDRAAATSPDAMMAFAQALEAHYRPAGEGKEAMSNEAANAAEGNPAGEEKKENEENSEQDTSGGEKKAD
- a CDS encoding hypothetical protein (encoded by transcript TGME49_224100): MAFTRASERRLKGEKEFREGGIWERRTGAGGMRTGSGELLQIEQGNGGKQVNWKQTKMEKEGGFRRKSRRGSSRGRAHAEFSKKVTFFGEACTPTETGESFSDRLRQSTMRRFGLLPGSSREKSGRKKHWLAQRAKQREVCVERLSRLGIEKTQEKSGFFRPGEAAKQKAALTHLILLFLCGFFRFQEAVSSEAPLQGPRHANSRSALLSQLS